A stretch of Solidesulfovibrio sp. DNA encodes these proteins:
- a CDS encoding U32 family peptidase, giving the protein MTEAKKPEILAPAGDPYSFLAALAAGADAVYCGLKHFSARMLARNFSISELAGLAELARSRGARTYVAINTLLKPDEADKAGRLIKRLVADVGPQALIVQDLGVAVVARQAGYKGELHLSTLANVSSPTGLAVLPRLSFARAVLPRELSVDEMREMAEAAPEGLSLEAFVHGALCYNVSGRCYWSSFLGGKSGLRGRCVQPCRRLYDHRGQKGRYFSCQDLSLDVLTKALLTIPQITAWKIEGRKKGPHYVYHAVAAYKLLRDAPDDASAKKMAASFLEQSLGRATTNYNFLPQRPKNPVDTKERTGSGLPAGKLTRGVKPGQWNLSTRVSLQHGDLVRLGAEDEPGHRIVKVSRSVPKGGRLTLTFEDGPRPESGMPAYLIDRREPGLLEKIRPLEEALAKLPEREAGPVEFVPKLPKPRKAGRVEPLYISVWRHPDMRKEKGAFGVWVSTKRAHNLPLQRAATVWWWLPPVIWPDEESEFVSLIAAIVSRGGKRFVLGAPWQTGLFPAGAKGLEFWAGPFCNIANPLALGELARLGFTGAFATPELAGEDLLALPALSPLPLGLVHKGAWPLGLSRVLSGEVKTCLPVISPKEEGLWAVKYDKTYWLYANWEMDLYKHRDALEKAGYAVFVDLREPLPKDVARRERTSHFNWEVGLL; this is encoded by the coding sequence ATGACCGAGGCGAAAAAGCCTGAAATCCTGGCCCCCGCGGGGGATCCCTATTCCTTTCTGGCCGCCCTGGCCGCCGGCGCCGACGCCGTCTACTGCGGCCTCAAACATTTTTCCGCCCGCATGCTGGCCCGCAACTTCTCCATCTCCGAGCTGGCCGGCCTGGCCGAACTGGCCCGCAGCCGGGGCGCCCGCACCTACGTGGCCATCAACACCCTGCTTAAGCCCGACGAGGCCGACAAGGCCGGCCGGCTGATCAAGCGCCTGGTGGCCGACGTCGGCCCGCAGGCGCTCATCGTCCAGGACCTCGGCGTGGCCGTGGTCGCCCGCCAGGCCGGCTACAAGGGCGAGCTGCACCTGTCCACCCTGGCCAACGTGTCCAGCCCCACCGGCCTGGCCGTGCTGCCCCGGCTCTCCTTCGCCCGGGCCGTGCTGCCGCGCGAACTGTCCGTGGACGAGATGCGCGAGATGGCCGAGGCCGCGCCCGAGGGCCTGTCCCTGGAGGCCTTCGTCCACGGGGCGCTGTGCTACAACGTCTCGGGCCGCTGCTACTGGAGCAGTTTCCTCGGCGGCAAATCCGGGCTTCGCGGCCGCTGCGTCCAGCCCTGCCGCCGCCTCTACGACCACCGGGGCCAAAAGGGCCGCTATTTCTCCTGCCAGGACCTGAGCCTCGACGTCCTGACCAAGGCCCTTCTCACCATTCCGCAGATCACGGCCTGGAAGATCGAGGGCCGCAAAAAGGGCCCGCACTACGTCTACCACGCCGTGGCCGCCTACAAGCTTTTGCGCGACGCCCCGGACGACGCCTCGGCGAAAAAGATGGCCGCCAGCTTCCTGGAGCAGTCCCTGGGCCGGGCCACCACCAACTACAACTTCCTGCCCCAGCGCCCCAAAAACCCCGTGGACACCAAGGAGCGCACCGGTTCGGGCCTGCCGGCCGGCAAGCTGACCCGCGGCGTCAAGCCCGGCCAGTGGAACCTGTCCACCCGGGTGTCCCTGCAACACGGCGACCTGGTGCGCCTGGGCGCCGAGGACGAGCCCGGCCACCGCATCGTCAAGGTCAGCCGCAGCGTGCCCAAGGGCGGCCGGCTCACGCTGACCTTCGAGGACGGCCCGCGCCCGGAATCCGGCATGCCGGCCTATCTCATCGACCGCCGCGAACCCGGGCTCCTGGAAAAGATCCGCCCCCTGGAAGAAGCCCTGGCCAAGCTCCCCGAGCGCGAGGCCGGGCCGGTGGAATTCGTCCCCAAGCTGCCCAAGCCCCGCAAGGCCGGCCGGGTCGAGCCGCTGTATATCAGCGTGTGGCGCCATCCCGACATGCGCAAGGAGAAGGGGGCGTTCGGCGTGTGGGTTTCCACCAAGCGGGCCCACAACCTGCCGCTGCAGCGCGCGGCCACGGTGTGGTGGTGGCTGCCGCCGGTGATCTGGCCCGACGAGGAAAGCGAGTTCGTGAGCCTGATCGCGGCCATCGTCTCGCGCGGCGGCAAGCGCTTCGTGCTGGGCGCGCCCTGGCAGACGGGGCTTTTCCCGGCCGGGGCCAAGGGCTTGGAGTTCTGGGCCGGGCCGTTTTGCAACATCGCCAACCCCCTGGCCCTGGGTGAGCTGGCCCGGTTGGGATTCACCGGCGCCTTCGCCACGCCGGAGCTGGCCGGCGAGGACCTGCTGGCCCTGCCGGCGCTTTCACCCCTGCCGCTTGGCCTCGTGCACAAGGGCGCCTGGCCGCTGGGGCTGTCGCGGGTGCTCTCGGGCGAGGTCAAGACCTGCCTGCCGGTCATAAGCCCCAAGGAAGAAGGGCTGTGGGCCGTCAAGTACGACAAGACCTATTGGCTCTACGCCAACTGGGAGATGGACCTGTACAAGCACCGCGACGCCCTGGAAAAAGCCGGCTACGCCGTCTTCGTCGACCTGCGCGAGCCCTTGCCCAAGGACGTGGCCAGGCGGGAGCGGACCAGCCATTTCAACTGGGAAGTGGGGCTCCTCTAG
- a CDS encoding flavodoxin family protein translates to MPHKVVFLHGSPRRRGNTRALAALAMAELAKRGIAADEIDVPGLAYTHPGCIACFKCQQSPGYGCHVGDGLAEAVARLPGYDALVMATPVYWFSAPAQMKMLIDRMFSLIKFGPGDAIASPLRGKVLALFATGGGEEEENLDILAKQWRIPAERLGMPFLSCLFPFCHFPPGEAAADPESAQQARDFAGNLAGLLAAAPAGR, encoded by the coding sequence ATGCCGCACAAGGTCGTTTTTTTGCACGGCAGCCCGCGCCGGCGGGGCAATACCCGCGCCCTGGCCGCCCTGGCCATGGCGGAGCTGGCCAAGCGGGGCATCGCCGCAGACGAGATCGACGTGCCCGGGCTGGCCTACACGCATCCGGGCTGCATCGCCTGCTTCAAGTGCCAGCAGAGCCCGGGCTACGGCTGCCACGTGGGCGACGGGCTGGCCGAGGCCGTGGCCCGCCTGCCCGGCTACGACGCGCTGGTCATGGCCACGCCCGTGTACTGGTTCAGCGCCCCGGCGCAGATGAAGATGCTGATCGACCGGATGTTCAGCCTCATCAAATTCGGCCCGGGCGACGCCATCGCCTCGCCGCTTCGGGGCAAGGTCCTGGCCCTTTTCGCCACGGGCGGCGGCGAGGAGGAGGAAAACCTGGACATCCTGGCCAAGCAGTGGCGCATCCCGGCCGAGCGGCTGGGCATGCCGTTTTTGTCCTGCCTGTTTCCGTTTTGCCACTTCCCGCCGGGCGAGGCGGCGGCCGACCCGGAGTCGGCGCAGCAGGCCCGGGACTTCGCCGGCAACCTGGCCGGGCTCCTGGCCGCCGCCCCGGCCGGCCGCTGA
- a CDS encoding alpha-ketoacid dehydrogenase subunit beta: MTVKSTGQAVAEALALAMEMDEGVFLAGEGIGTSIHVNPHLPTFGLLDRFGPRRVRDTPVSEAAIAGLAVGASCMGLKPVIEVMFFPFITLASDMLVNHAAKLRYLSGGLSSFPLTVRVKSGAFAAGCQHSHYLEAWFAHVPGLKIAYPSNPADAKGLLLSAIFDPDPVVVVEEMPLYWTSHGEVPEGDIRVPLGRARIARQGGDATLATYGGAVHVALQAAETLQAENISLEVIDLRSLVPLDTAAVIASVRKTGRFLALHDATRFCGYGAELAATVAEACFGELKAPPRRIAAPDIPVPFSPPQEAFYKPSADQVAQAVRGMLRP, from the coding sequence ATGACCGTCAAGAGCACCGGACAGGCCGTCGCGGAAGCGCTCGCGCTGGCCATGGAAATGGACGAGGGCGTCTTCCTCGCCGGCGAGGGCATCGGCACCTCCATCCACGTCAACCCGCACCTGCCCACCTTCGGGCTCCTGGACCGCTTCGGCCCGCGGCGCGTGCGCGACACCCCGGTGAGCGAGGCCGCCATCGCCGGGCTGGCCGTGGGGGCAAGCTGCATGGGACTCAAGCCCGTGATCGAGGTCATGTTCTTTCCCTTCATCACCCTGGCCTCGGACATGCTCGTGAACCACGCGGCCAAGTTGCGCTATCTGAGCGGCGGCCTGTCCAGCTTCCCGCTCACCGTGCGCGTCAAGTCCGGCGCCTTCGCCGCAGGCTGCCAGCATTCCCATTATCTGGAGGCTTGGTTCGCCCACGTCCCCGGCCTCAAGATCGCCTATCCCTCCAACCCCGCCGACGCCAAGGGGCTGCTGCTCTCCGCCATCTTCGACCCCGACCCGGTGGTGGTGGTCGAGGAGATGCCCCTGTACTGGACCAGCCACGGCGAGGTGCCCGAAGGCGACATACGCGTGCCCCTGGGCCGGGCGCGCATCGCCCGCCAGGGCGGCGACGCCACCCTCGCGACTTACGGGGGCGCGGTGCACGTGGCCCTGCAGGCCGCCGAGACGCTCCAGGCCGAGAATATCTCCCTGGAGGTCATCGACCTGCGCAGCCTGGTCCCCCTGGACACCGCCGCGGTCATCGCCTCGGTCCGCAAGACCGGCCGCTTCCTGGCGCTGCACGACGCCACCCGCTTCTGCGGCTATGGCGCGGAGCTCGCCGCCACCGTGGCCGAGGCCTGCTTCGGGGAACTCAAGGCACCGCCGCGGCGCATTGCCGCGCCGGACATCCCGGTCCCCTTCAGCCCGCCCCAGGAGGCTTTCTATAAGCCCTCGGCGGACCAAGTGGCGCAGGCGGTGCGCGGGATGCTGCGACCGTAG
- a CDS encoding thiamine pyrophosphate-dependent dehydrogenase E1 component subunit alpha codes for MQRHPLDPNQRIGLHSDMLLIRAFENHITRMAHEQGRLPGMQITCHGQEAVAAGVVRALTPRDVVVTNHRSHGHLLARGVDPGALLAEIMGKRDGLNRGKSGTLHVADPGRNVLMTSTVVGAGPLLAMGAAFAQHYRREEGVTCVFFGDGAAAEGSVHEAMNLAALWKLPVLFVCESNCWAGAQAHQEHCPIGEIATRAASYGMPGEVVDGNDVERVHETAQVLLKHCRSGRGPVIMECRTYRMHGHGEHDPQHYVAKDELASWAGRDPIVRHAEALRRDGLGERTAGLREGAELAVDRAAAFADASPFPPPEEALEHLYVNPVTSEG; via the coding sequence ATGCAACGACACCCGCTCGATCCTAACCAGCGCATCGGACTGCACTCTGACATGCTCCTCATCCGCGCCTTCGAGAACCACATCACGCGGATGGCCCACGAGCAAGGTCGGCTGCCCGGCATGCAGATCACTTGCCACGGCCAGGAGGCCGTGGCCGCCGGGGTTGTGCGGGCCCTGACGCCCCGGGACGTCGTCGTCACGAACCATCGCAGCCATGGCCACCTGCTCGCCCGCGGCGTGGATCCGGGCGCGCTCCTGGCCGAGATCATGGGCAAGCGGGACGGCCTCAACCGCGGCAAGTCCGGCACCCTGCACGTGGCTGATCCCGGGCGCAACGTGCTCATGACCTCCACCGTGGTCGGCGCCGGGCCGCTTTTGGCCATGGGCGCGGCCTTCGCCCAGCACTACCGCCGGGAGGAAGGCGTGACCTGCGTCTTCTTCGGTGACGGCGCGGCGGCGGAAGGCAGCGTGCACGAGGCCATGAACCTCGCTGCGCTCTGGAAGCTGCCCGTGCTGTTCGTCTGCGAATCCAACTGCTGGGCCGGGGCTCAGGCCCACCAAGAACACTGCCCCATCGGCGAAATCGCGACCCGCGCCGCCTCCTACGGCATGCCCGGCGAGGTGGTGGACGGCAACGACGTGGAGCGCGTCCACGAGACCGCGCAAGTGCTCCTGAAACACTGCCGCTCCGGCAGGGGGCCGGTGATCATGGAATGCCGCACCTACCGCATGCACGGCCACGGTGAGCACGACCCGCAGCACTACGTGGCCAAGGACGAGCTCGCCAGTTGGGCCGGACGCGACCCCATCGTCCGCCATGCCGAGGCGCTGCGCCGCGACGGGCTCGGCGAACGCACGGCCGGGCTGCGCGAGGGCGCCGAACTGGCCGTGGACCGCGCCGCGGCCTTTGCCGACGCGAGTCCGTTCCCGCCTCCCGAGGAGGCCCTTGAACACCTCTACGTCAACCCTGTCACCAGCGAGGGCTGA
- a CDS encoding DUF169 domain-containing protein, which translates to MPTQIEQALALKFPPLAIFFSPALPEGVDLSSPLCSMLLIAQAAKGKTVALTRDSCRCHGAANGFGLENMNPDAFPGGRECFLRFLSSGNQDWEQGRAVLAQLKEGGAPRILLEEFAEGEGFLKHPEMVEGWLAGLPKAKPAGPYVVIKPLGDIKPGETPKVIVFLVNPDQLSALTVLSNFARKGLDAVRIPFGAGCACLGLLPFAEAEKENPRAVIGLTDISARFYLRKPLGSDILSFTVPFGMFEEIESNVPESFLTRFAWKTLMGKSAT; encoded by the coding sequence ATGCCGACGCAAATCGAACAGGCGCTGGCCCTCAAATTTCCGCCTTTGGCCATTTTCTTCTCTCCGGCATTGCCAGAGGGGGTGGATCTCTCCTCGCCATTGTGCTCCATGCTCCTGATCGCCCAGGCCGCCAAAGGCAAAACCGTCGCACTGACCCGGGACAGCTGCCGCTGCCACGGCGCTGCCAACGGCTTCGGCCTGGAAAACATGAACCCTGACGCCTTTCCGGGCGGTCGCGAATGCTTTCTGCGCTTCCTCTCCAGCGGCAACCAGGATTGGGAACAGGGGCGCGCCGTGCTTGCACAGTTGAAGGAGGGCGGGGCGCCCCGGATTCTGCTTGAAGAATTTGCCGAGGGCGAGGGCTTCCTCAAGCATCCCGAGATGGTTGAGGGTTGGTTGGCGGGCCTGCCGAAAGCCAAGCCCGCCGGACCGTATGTGGTCATCAAGCCGCTTGGGGACATCAAACCGGGTGAAACGCCGAAGGTCATCGTCTTCCTCGTCAACCCGGACCAGTTGTCCGCCCTGACGGTGCTCTCCAATTTCGCCCGCAAGGGCTTGGACGCCGTGCGAATCCCCTTCGGGGCCGGTTGCGCCTGCCTGGGCCTGCTCCCCTTTGCGGAAGCGGAAAAGGAGAATCCTCGCGCGGTCATAGGGTTGACGGACATTTCGGCCCGTTTTTACCTCCGCAAGCCCCTGGGAAGCGACATCCTGTCCTTTACCGTCCCGTTCGGGATGTTTGAGGAAATAGAATCCAACGTGCCGGAAAGCTTCTTGACGCGCTTCGCCTGGAAAACCCTGATGGGGAAAAGCGCCACCTGA
- a CDS encoding TetR/AcrR family transcriptional regulator: MFDACKRKKQPQLVRAQLLEATAQIVAERGPGGLTLDRVARRAGVSKGGLIHHFPSKQALIEGLFAAIVQSFENTLAALIAQDDDPRGRFTRAYVAAVLAPCAGTIECRLMDACALALTGDPALHGAWQTWMRDQMARHGEDPDNVLGCILRYAADGIWLEARTHPVGFPLKDRRAVVERLVSLSYTM, from the coding sequence ATGTTCGACGCCTGCAAAAGGAAGAAGCAGCCCCAGCTCGTCCGCGCCCAGCTGCTCGAGGCCACGGCCCAGATCGTGGCCGAGCGCGGCCCCGGCGGGCTGACCCTGGACCGCGTCGCCCGGCGCGCCGGGGTCAGCAAGGGCGGGCTCATCCACCACTTCCCGAGCAAGCAGGCCCTGATCGAGGGCCTGTTTGCGGCGATCGTCCAGTCCTTCGAAAACACCCTCGCCGCCCTGATCGCACAGGATGACGATCCGCGCGGCCGGTTCACCCGGGCCTATGTCGCGGCGGTGCTGGCCCCGTGCGCGGGCACCATCGAATGCAGGCTCATGGACGCCTGCGCCCTGGCCCTGACCGGCGACCCGGCCCTCCACGGCGCCTGGCAGACCTGGATGCGGGACCAGATGGCCAGGCACGGCGAGGACCCGGACAACGTCCTTGGGTGCATCCTCCGCTACGCGGCGGACGGCATCTGGCTCGAAGCGCGCACGCACCCCGTGGGCTTTCCGCTCAAGGACCGGCGTGCCGTTGTGGAGCGCCTCGTGAGCCTGTCCTATACGATGTAG
- a CDS encoding pyridoxal phosphate-dependent aminotransferase: protein MKLVTEQMERYLAGGAWIRRIFEQGLELKEKFGEEAVCDFSLGNPDLPPPPVVGQCLAELSGQMDRPFALGYMPNPGYPEVRAALAEHLTREQGVAVAPGDLLLTCGAAGGINVFFRAVLTPGDVVMCPSPYFVEYGFYAANHGATLTPVPTRPDDFDLDVAAMEAAITDRTMVVMINSPNNPTGQVYSQARLRELAEMLTRKSAGRQRPIYLLADEPYRFLAYDGATVPSVLPLYPYSLVIGSFSKNLSLPGERVGYVVVSPDMPGREQLVAAMVFANRIMGFVNAPAVGQALLLRALGQEVDREVYARRRAAMARVLTKAGYEFFLPRGAFYFFPKSPDPDEVAFVSRLAEERVLAVPGRGFGLPGYFRLAFCVDEAVIDRSELGFSRAIGKK, encoded by the coding sequence GTGAAACTGGTCACCGAACAGATGGAGCGGTATTTGGCGGGCGGGGCCTGGATTCGCAGGATCTTCGAGCAGGGCTTGGAACTCAAGGAAAAATTCGGCGAGGAGGCGGTCTGCGACTTTTCGCTGGGCAACCCCGACCTGCCGCCGCCGCCCGTGGTGGGCCAGTGCCTGGCCGAACTCTCCGGCCAGATGGACAGGCCCTTCGCCCTGGGCTACATGCCCAACCCCGGCTATCCCGAGGTGCGCGCCGCCCTGGCCGAACACCTGACCCGGGAGCAGGGCGTGGCCGTCGCTCCCGGCGACCTGCTTCTCACCTGCGGCGCGGCCGGCGGCATCAACGTGTTTTTCCGGGCCGTGCTCACTCCCGGCGACGTGGTCATGTGCCCCTCGCCCTACTTCGTGGAGTACGGCTTCTACGCCGCCAACCACGGCGCGACGCTGACCCCCGTGCCGACCCGGCCCGACGATTTCGACCTCGACGTGGCGGCCATGGAGGCGGCCATCACCGACCGGACCATGGTGGTGATGATCAATTCGCCCAACAACCCCACCGGCCAGGTCTACAGCCAGGCGCGCCTGCGGGAGCTGGCGGAAATGCTCACGCGCAAAAGCGCCGGCCGGCAGCGCCCCATCTACCTGCTGGCCGACGAGCCCTACCGCTTCCTGGCCTACGACGGCGCGACGGTGCCGTCGGTGCTGCCGCTGTATCCCTATTCCCTGGTCATCGGGTCGTTTTCCAAAAACCTGTCCCTGCCCGGCGAGCGGGTGGGCTACGTGGTCGTCTCGCCGGACATGCCCGGCCGGGAGCAGCTCGTGGCGGCCATGGTCTTCGCCAACCGCATCATGGGCTTCGTCAACGCCCCGGCCGTGGGCCAGGCGCTGCTGTTGCGCGCCCTGGGCCAGGAGGTGGACCGGGAGGTCTACGCCCGGCGCCGGGCGGCCATGGCCCGGGTGCTGACCAAGGCCGGCTACGAATTTTTCCTGCCGCGCGGCGCCTTTTATTTCTTCCCCAAATCGCCCGACCCCGACGAGGTGGCCTTTGTTTCCCGCCTGGCCGAGGAGCGCGTGCTGGCCGTGCCCGGGCGCGGTTTCGGCCTGCCGGGCTATTTCCGGCTGGCTTTTTGCGTGGACGAGGCGGTCATCGACCGGTCCGAGCTGGGTTTCTCGCGGGCGATCGGGAAAAAATAG
- a CDS encoding RNA-binding protein: MSKKLYVGNLPFSTNEDEIRDLFAAYGDVQSVNLIVDRETGRLRGFGFVEMADGADAAMEALNGKAFGGRDLRINEAQERQPRAGGGGGGYGGARRNSW, from the coding sequence ATGTCCAAGAAACTCTACGTCGGCAACCTGCCCTTTTCCACCAACGAAGACGAAATCCGCGACCTGTTCGCCGCTTACGGCGACGTGCAGTCGGTCAACCTGATCGTTGACCGCGAGACCGGCCGCCTGCGCGGCTTCGGTTTCGTCGAGATGGCCGACGGTGCCGACGCCGCCATGGAAGCCCTCAACGGCAAGGCCTTCGGCGGCCGCGACCTGCGCATCAACGAGGCGCAGGAGCGTCAGCCCCGCGCCGGCGGCGGCGGCGGCGGTTACGGCGGCGCGCGCCGCAACAGCTGGTAG